From the genome of Malus domestica chromosome 04, GDT2T_hap1, one region includes:
- the LOC103433397 gene encoding uncharacterized protein isoform X1, protein MEATSEAGNGDELEAMCMEDSSWHPCQVSLSSTGDSLIIEFGRQELEDMVLNKDEALSCLRFRSTPLEGNDCAHIEGEKVLAMNKSQFKSHLYDAKVEKVLRVRHSQRVYCRCTFMIEWLHQELKGQTVTVPSSSIMKLASKSIIVHPTVAAFLKSVKQMGPNGASPFPVMHEEFGFELDLNKLLEKQIEEINISTNGFTKEITENILEGVKVVHAADNKGHILLNPVAASEICISHAQVSHDQDKSKSTAQSSIEYEVNIEDEGLQAPRSSMQEEHSEYKSRLSPLGARAALALLVSSSHKHIAIGGTELFKSCDGDNMSIKDTNAHKNENKTSDATKASSVVQRGFEIQNSDTHLRNSAKEIKPRALTSARRLTRSAIQQEKDKLTVTVEQGLDESKSAHAARSFSSVGNLTVHESNVLKQKNDVSKKKKVVSSPFHAESNIPMEESDKKLMSGDAGAIQDICDPIKTCGEESKNNKSAITTNMRRSTRLTCSSEENVTVPENHGKEEKSGGPRKKTAVSPSVDKDNNMPGEESNENHMSGAVTRSGNTRQIEGKVSGSGGKSQGQKRKSTSSSKQELRFSPRLKFLPQTRSQKKS, encoded by the exons ATGGAAGCTACCAGTGAGGCAGGGAACGGCGATGAGCTCGAAGCTATGTGCATGGAAGACTCCTCTTGGCACCCATGCCAAGTTTCTCTCAG CTCTACTGGAGATAGCCTAATTATAGAATTTGGGCGCCAGGAGTTAGAAGATATGGTGTTGAACAAGGATGAAGCACTTTCCTGTCTCCGCTTCCGTTCTACTCCTCTTGAAGGCAATGACTGCGCTCACATTGAAGGAGAGAAAGTTCTTGCAATGAACAAGTCACAGTTTAAGAGCCACTTATATGATGCCAAGGTGGAAAAG GTGCTCAGAGTGAGACACTCACAGAGGGTCTATTGTAGATGCACTTTCATGATCGAATGGCTTCACCAAGAACTCAAAGGACAGACCGTGACTGTCCCCTCTAGTTCAATTATGAAACTAGCAAGCAAAAGCATCATTGTCCATCCAACTGTTGCTGCATTCTTGAAATCAGTTAAACAAATGGGTCCGAATGGTGCTTCTCCCTTTCCAGTCATGCATGAGGAGTTTGGATTTGAATTGGACCTTAACAAATTGCTGGAAAAGCAAATAGAAGAGATCAATATTTCAACTAATGGATTCACAAAAGAAATCACAGAAAACATTTTAGAGGGGGTCAAAG TCGTGCATGCAGCTGATAACAAGGGACACATTCTACTCAATCCTGTTGCTGCATCCGAAATATGCATTTCACATGCTCAGGTTTCTCATGACCAAGATAAATCAAAAAGTACTGCTCAGAGTTCTATTGAATACGAAGTAAACATAGAAGATGAGGGTCTACAAGCCCCTCGCTCATCCATGCAAGAAGAGCATTCAGAATACAAGTCTCGCCTTAGTCCTCTTGGCGCTCGTGCAGCTCTGGCCTTACTAGTATCAAGTAGTCACAAGCATATTGCTATAGGTGGGACTGAACTTTTCAAATCTTGTGATGGTGACAACATGTCTATTAAAGATACTAATGCTCATAAGAATGAAAATAAGACTTCAGATGCTACAAAAGCGAGCTCAGTTGTTCAGAGAGGTTTTGAGATTCAAAATAGTGATACTCACCTGAGAAATTCTGCCAAAGAGATTAAGCCAAGGGCTTTAACCAGTGCAAGAAGGTTGACACGCTCAGCAATCCAACAAGAAAAAGATAAGTTAACTGTGACAGTTGAACAAGGGTTGGACGAGAGCAAGTCAGCTCATGCTGCACGGTCATTTTCTTCAGTAGGAAATCTCACCGTTCATGAAAGCAATGTATTGAAACAGAAGAATGATGtatcaaaaaagaagaaagtagTCTCTTCGCCATTTCATGCCGAGAGCAACATCCCTATGGAAGAAAGTGATAAAAAGCTGATGTCTGGTGATGCTGGAGCCATTCAAGACATATGTGATCCAATTAAGACTTGTGGTGAAGAGTCTAAAAACAATAAGTCAGCTATTACAACCAACATGAGGAGGTCGACTCGTTTGACATGTTCTTCTGAAGAGAATGTAACAGTTCCTGAAAACCATGGAAAGGAAGAGAAAAGTGGTGGACCAAGAAAGAAAACAGCTGTCTCTCCTTCAGTTGACAAGGACAATAATATGCCTGGCGAAGAAAGCAATGAAAACCACATGTCTGGTGCTGTCACAAGATCTGGAAACACTCGACAAATTGAAG GAAAAGTTTCAGGAAGTGGTGGTAAAAGCCAAGGCCAGAAGAGGAAGTCTACTTCCTCCAGTAAGCAAGAGCTGCGATTTTCTCCACGATTGAAGTTTCTCCCTCAGACTCGCTCACAAAAGAAGTCTTAA
- the LOC103433397 gene encoding uncharacterized protein isoform X2 — protein MEATSEAGNGDELEAMCMEDSSWHPCQVSLSSTGDSLIIEFGRQELEDMVLNKDEALSCLRFRSTPLEGNDCAHIEGEKVLAMNKSQFKSHLYDAKVEKVLRVRHSQRVYCRCTFMIEWLHQELKGQTVTVPSSSIMKLASKSIIVHPTVAAFLKSVKQMGPNGASPFPVMHEEFGFELDLNKLLEKQIEEINISTNGFTKEITENILEGVKADNKGHILLNPVAASEICISHAQVSHDQDKSKSTAQSSIEYEVNIEDEGLQAPRSSMQEEHSEYKSRLSPLGARAALALLVSSSHKHIAIGGTELFKSCDGDNMSIKDTNAHKNENKTSDATKASSVVQRGFEIQNSDTHLRNSAKEIKPRALTSARRLTRSAIQQEKDKLTVTVEQGLDESKSAHAARSFSSVGNLTVHESNVLKQKNDVSKKKKVVSSPFHAESNIPMEESDKKLMSGDAGAIQDICDPIKTCGEESKNNKSAITTNMRRSTRLTCSSEENVTVPENHGKEEKSGGPRKKTAVSPSVDKDNNMPGEESNENHMSGAVTRSGNTRQIEGKVSGSGGKSQGQKRKSTSSSKQELRFSPRLKFLPQTRSQKKS, from the exons ATGGAAGCTACCAGTGAGGCAGGGAACGGCGATGAGCTCGAAGCTATGTGCATGGAAGACTCCTCTTGGCACCCATGCCAAGTTTCTCTCAG CTCTACTGGAGATAGCCTAATTATAGAATTTGGGCGCCAGGAGTTAGAAGATATGGTGTTGAACAAGGATGAAGCACTTTCCTGTCTCCGCTTCCGTTCTACTCCTCTTGAAGGCAATGACTGCGCTCACATTGAAGGAGAGAAAGTTCTTGCAATGAACAAGTCACAGTTTAAGAGCCACTTATATGATGCCAAGGTGGAAAAG GTGCTCAGAGTGAGACACTCACAGAGGGTCTATTGTAGATGCACTTTCATGATCGAATGGCTTCACCAAGAACTCAAAGGACAGACCGTGACTGTCCCCTCTAGTTCAATTATGAAACTAGCAAGCAAAAGCATCATTGTCCATCCAACTGTTGCTGCATTCTTGAAATCAGTTAAACAAATGGGTCCGAATGGTGCTTCTCCCTTTCCAGTCATGCATGAGGAGTTTGGATTTGAATTGGACCTTAACAAATTGCTGGAAAAGCAAATAGAAGAGATCAATATTTCAACTAATGGATTCACAAAAGAAATCACAGAAAACATTTTAGAGGGGGTCAAAG CTGATAACAAGGGACACATTCTACTCAATCCTGTTGCTGCATCCGAAATATGCATTTCACATGCTCAGGTTTCTCATGACCAAGATAAATCAAAAAGTACTGCTCAGAGTTCTATTGAATACGAAGTAAACATAGAAGATGAGGGTCTACAAGCCCCTCGCTCATCCATGCAAGAAGAGCATTCAGAATACAAGTCTCGCCTTAGTCCTCTTGGCGCTCGTGCAGCTCTGGCCTTACTAGTATCAAGTAGTCACAAGCATATTGCTATAGGTGGGACTGAACTTTTCAAATCTTGTGATGGTGACAACATGTCTATTAAAGATACTAATGCTCATAAGAATGAAAATAAGACTTCAGATGCTACAAAAGCGAGCTCAGTTGTTCAGAGAGGTTTTGAGATTCAAAATAGTGATACTCACCTGAGAAATTCTGCCAAAGAGATTAAGCCAAGGGCTTTAACCAGTGCAAGAAGGTTGACACGCTCAGCAATCCAACAAGAAAAAGATAAGTTAACTGTGACAGTTGAACAAGGGTTGGACGAGAGCAAGTCAGCTCATGCTGCACGGTCATTTTCTTCAGTAGGAAATCTCACCGTTCATGAAAGCAATGTATTGAAACAGAAGAATGATGtatcaaaaaagaagaaagtagTCTCTTCGCCATTTCATGCCGAGAGCAACATCCCTATGGAAGAAAGTGATAAAAAGCTGATGTCTGGTGATGCTGGAGCCATTCAAGACATATGTGATCCAATTAAGACTTGTGGTGAAGAGTCTAAAAACAATAAGTCAGCTATTACAACCAACATGAGGAGGTCGACTCGTTTGACATGTTCTTCTGAAGAGAATGTAACAGTTCCTGAAAACCATGGAAAGGAAGAGAAAAGTGGTGGACCAAGAAAGAAAACAGCTGTCTCTCCTTCAGTTGACAAGGACAATAATATGCCTGGCGAAGAAAGCAATGAAAACCACATGTCTGGTGCTGTCACAAGATCTGGAAACACTCGACAAATTGAAG GAAAAGTTTCAGGAAGTGGTGGTAAAAGCCAAGGCCAGAAGAGGAAGTCTACTTCCTCCAGTAAGCAAGAGCTGCGATTTTCTCCACGATTGAAGTTTCTCCCTCAGACTCGCTCACAAAAGAAGTCTTAA